GATGGGATTGGGACTCCTTTGGGCCAGGGGTCCCATTGGACAGGACCCCCCGATGGCTGGAGCAGGAACACTCCCAGGCTCTTCTGGAAGGAGATGAGGTGGTCCAGGACACCCCTGGTGATGGTGCTGGACCCTCAGAGGCGTTGGGACCCCACAGACCGGACGCAGCCCTTTGTCCCCCACAATAGGGCTGGTGGGGGGACTGGGACTGTGCTGGGAGGGCACCAGgcccctgctctgagcagcccaTCCGCAGGTCCTACCTGGACATGGCGAAAGTGGTGGTGTTCCGCCACCTCTTCTGGTTCGTCCTCGTGGTGGTTTTCATCACCGGCGCCAACCGCATCAGCCTCTTTGGCCTGGGCTACCTGCTGGCCTGCTTCTACCTGCTGCTCTCGGGCACCGCCACGCTGCGCAAGCCGGCCCGCGCCCGCCTCGTGCTCTGGGACTGCCTCATCCTTTACAACATCACCGTCATCATCTCCAAAAACATGCTGTCGGTGCGTTGTGATCCACGTGCTTCTGCTCAGGTCGCCCTGGGCATCCCCTGGGCTGGTGACAGAGCCGTGTGTGCCCTCTCTGCCCGCAGCTCCTGTCCTGCGTCTTCGTGCAGCAGATGCAGAACAACTTCTGCTGGGTGATCCAGCTCTTCAGCCTCGTCTGCACCGTCAAGGGCTACTACAACTGTGAGTTGCTGGTCTGGGGGTGATCTGGGGGGCTTGGGGGGTGCAGGTTTGGGCTGCTGCCTGACCCACCTGCACCTCTGCCTGCCAGCCAAGGCGATGGCCAAGGACCACGACTGCACGCTACCCGTGGAGGAGGCCGGCATCATCTGGGACAGCAtctgcttcttcttcctcctgctccagcgcCGCATCTTCCTCAGCTCCTACTACTTGCACGTCATGTGGGACCTCCAAgcctctgccctgcagcctTCCAGGTGCGATTGGGGTCCTGGAGGGGTCCCCATGGGTGCCGGGAGGCCCCCCTGACCCtccactgtccctgtcccccaggGGTGTGGCTCTGTTCAAGGCCAGCATCATGAAGAGCCTGCGCTCGCACCGGCGAGCCGAGAGGAAGTCGCTGGACCAGCTGAAGCGGCAGTgagtgggttttgggggggcactgggacccTTCTCCGTGCACCTTGGGGCACTCCCATGTATGGGGTGCCCCTGGGGCTCTGGGGGAGCGGGCTCCGCAGCATCCTCTGCCCGCAGGATGGAGCGGATCCGCACCAAGCAGCAGAAGTACCACCAGGAGCGGCTGCCCCGCAGCGCCGGCCCGGGGCAGGACGGGGCCAGAGCAGGTGAGAGCCGGGGGGGTCCCTCCCGTGTCCCCACCCCCTCTCCGGCACACGGGTGTGCCTGTGGCCCATCGCCGACGCCCATCCTGGTGGAGCCCCGTGGAGCAGTGAGGTGACCCCTCCCCGCCCCGAGTCCCCCCCAGCCGGGCTGGGTGCCCCGGGTGTGGCCGTCCTCAGCCCTGTCTGCTGTCCCACAGCTCCCGGCGGCCCTGCGGACCCGTCCCGGCTGAGGGAGCGGTGGTGGCGGCCATGGTTAGACCACGCCGCAGGTACAGCCCTGGCACGGGGCCGTAACGGGGCACAGCCCCTCGGAGAGGTCCCCCCGCCGGGACCACTAACACCCATGGGAGCCGTAGGTGACACCCTGcatgtcccctgtccccaggctcGGCCGCAGGGCACTAACCACGGCTCCTCTGCTCCCTAGCACTAACGGGGTGTTGGACTGGGGGTGCCAGGCTGGGGTTGGGGTCACCGACGTCGGTTGCCTCCGAACGCTGGCGCCGGAGGGACCCCGCTTTGGGGACGTGGCAGTTGAGTCGTTGGCTTTGATGTCCCCGTGGGTGTCCTCGgtgccaggcagagccctgggagatggcaGCGGGGCCAGCCTGGGGTGTgacacccctgccatggccctggctgtgccatgaCGCCCTGTGCCCCCACCCCGGCAGTGCTGCATTCCGGGGAATACTTCCTCTTCGAGTCGGacagcgaggaggaggaggaggtgcagGAGGAGCCACGGCCGGAGAGGCTGAGCGCCTTCcaggtgagcagggctgggggactgcagagcagctgtgggggctggcagtgtccccagggtgctGATGGCCGCTGTCCCCCTCCAGCTCGCCTACCAGGCCTGGGTGACCAACGCCAGGACAGTGCTgcggcagcaggagcagcccgaGCAGCCAGAGCCACCCAGCCCTGAGAGTGCTGCAGGTGGGTGtgacacagggctggggggggggtcaggaggggacacagccctgcctggtgcCCACTGTGTGCCCTGGCAGGGCGCTCCCAGTGTGTGTGGGGGCTCTCTGGTGGCTACAATGGGGTTGGGCATGAGCTGTGCAGCTTCTTTGGTGCCCGCGCTGGTTTTTAAGGTGGATGTGGGGGGACAGGAGATGGGGTGGTGCATGGGAGAGCCCCAGAAATGATGTTCGCCCTTCCCTGTGGTCTGACCCTTGCAGGGGATGGTGCAGGGAGAGAGGTGGAGGCTCCTGAGGGGGCTGAAGGCCAGGAGGAAGAGAACACAGAAAGTTCTGGTAGGTGGGCAGCAGGACTGCAGCTCGGGGAGATACTGGGGGGGTCTGAGTGGGCACCGAGTGACCCCCCACCCCTCTTTTTGCCCTGGCAGAGCGGAGCAACGTCTTGCAGCGGGCGCTGAACACGCTGAGgttcctgtggctgctgtgccaggccctggTGGACGGGCTGACCCAGTGGCTGGACGCCTGCACCCGGGAGCACACGGACATGTCCCGCATCCTGCTCCTCGAGAGATGCGTCCTGGCGCAGCGGCTGGCCAGGGTGAGCCCgggggggcactggggcacGGGGGGTGGCACCCCACAGAGGCACTGAcaccctgcctgctgcagggagaggagatAAACCACGAGTTCCCAGATGAGCTCTACGTGCTGCCACCAGAGGAGTTCCCGCAGGAGCCGAGCCTGCCCGGCGCCTTGGCTGCAGATTCCCGAAGCGGCGCTTCCAGGCAGGTGCATAGATACCCCGTTGGCAGTGCCAcaggcggggcgggcgggcacGGGGCtcacccctgtccctgtgtcatCCCCAGCGGGAGCCCAAGAGCCGCCCCTGCCGACAGCCAGGAGCTGGTGACAAACCTGGGCTCCCAGGAGGACGTGGCTGATGCCCAGGGGTTCCTGGCCGTGCCCCAGCAGCGCAGGCGGACTGCCAGTGAGCTCCTCATGAGCaggtggggacagcggggcgtggggacagcgggacggggatggggagtGGCGGGGGGCTCACCCCAGCCCTGCATCCCGCAGGAGGATGTACGTCTCCGAGCTGGAGGAGTCGGAGCGGTTCTACCAATCCCACAACCGGttcctgaagctgctgctggccgGGTACCGCTGTGTGACCGCCCACTCCGAGCTGCTCTGCTACTTCATCATCATCCTCAACCACATGGTCACTGCCTCcatcctctccctcttcctgccCATCCTCGTCTTCCTCTGGGCCATGCTTTCCATCCCCCGGCCCACCAAGCGCTTCTGGATGACCGCCATCGTCTTCACCGAGGTGGGCAGGGGGTGGCCGGTGAAGGGACGATGCCACCCAGCCCCCACTGCCACCCGCTGACCCAGCGTCCCCACaggtgatggtggtggtgaaGTACCTCTTCCAGTTTGGGTTCTTCCCCTGGAATGGCTACATCACCCTGCTGCGCAACGAGGGCAAGCCCTTCTTCCCACCACGCATCCTGGGCTTGGAGAAGACTGGCCGCTACAACAAGTACgacctcctgcagctcctggccctctTCTTCCATcgctccctgctgctggtgagcCTTGGGCTGTGGGTGGGTGTTTggggggagctgcagctgctccggGGGGGCTCTAGGGAGAGCCCAGTGAGCGCTGGGTGGCTCTGCTGTGGTTTCCCACCAGTGCTGGTTGGGAGGGAGTTGATGCTGCGGGATGGGGAGTGGaggtgtgtggggctggggggcagcaGGACCCGTGACCGTGTCCCTCTGCAGTCCTATGGGCTGTGGGACCATGAGAAGACGACGGAGGAGAAGCGGGCGGACAGCAGtgaaggggaggagaaggaggaggcagCCGTGTCCCCGCCGTTGGTGCTGGTTGAGGAATGGCCAGAGGCTCCAGCCGAGCgggaagcactgggagcagccacgGAGCCGGAGCTGGAGCCAGAGCCGGAGGGCAAGTCCatggagcagagagaggggacCGAGACCACACGGCTCCGCTTCAGGAGAAGTCGGGGAAGAAAAACACCAGAGGTGGTTCCAGGGGAAGGTGAGCACCACTTCCCAGCCCTCACACCCTGGTGAGGAGCAAGGCTGGCACCCCCAGCGTGCTGGGGTCAGGCAGGGTGTGGCCCTGCAGGGCCCGGGCTGTCACCCACGCTGTGCCTCACTTCAAGGGgttgagaagaagaaagaagaggtggaggaagcagcagaagagagCCACGCTCAGAGGAAGCTGAAGGCGTTTGGCTTGCGGGTCAAGGGCTTCTTCCTCACCATGTGAGTCGTGGCGGTGCTGGTtggggtgggggctgtggggtgcaGTCCCAGtcacctgtccctgtgtcccctgtccccgcaGGGCACAGAACATGTACCGGCCAGTGCGCAAGTTCTTCCAGGACATCCTGAACACGCAGAACCACGCGGCCACCGACGTCTACGCCTACATGTTCATGGCCGACGTGGTCgacttcatcatcatcatcttcggCTTCTGGGCCTTTGGGGTGAGCAGGGAGTCCCACAGGGCCCTGGCTGTCCTGCCCCCGCCACAGGGGTGAGGCTAGGCCACGTGCTGACCTCTGCTGCACCCCAGAGATACACGGCGGCCGCTGACATCACCTCCTCGCTGTCGGAAAACCAAGTGCCGCAGGCTTTCCTGCTCATGGTGCTCTTCCAGTTCACCACCATGATCATCGACCGCGCGCTCTACCTCCGCAAGACCGTGCTGGGCAAGCTCATCTTCCAGGTCATCCTGGTCTTCGGCATCCATATCTGGATGTTCTTCATCCTGCCGGCCGTCACCCAAAGGTACATCCCAAAGAATTCCCCGCCGTGGCACTGCGTGGTCCTTGCGTGGCACCTTGGTGTCCTCAAGCCCACGTGGTGGCCCAGGCTGGTGGCTGAGGGGGTGACACGTCCTTCCCTCAGGTTGTTCAGCCTCAACTCGGTGGCCCAGCTGTGGTACTTCGTGAAGTGCATCTACTTTGGACTGTCGGCCTACCAGATCCGCTGTGGCTACCCCACCCGCATCCTGGGCAACTTCCTCACCAAGAAATACAACCACCTCAACCTCTTCCTCTTCCAGGGGTACGGCACAGGGTCACAGGGACCCCTGGGCACCCCGAGAGTGCCGTACCAGtgccctgtccccgtgtccccccaggtTCCGCCTCGTGCCCTTCCTGGTGGAGCTGCGGGCCGTCATGGACTGGGTGTGGACGGACACCACACTGTCCCTCTCCAACTGGATGTGTGTGGAGGACATCTACGCCAACATCTTCATCATCAAGTGCAGCCGGGAGACGGAGAAGGtacagcccctgtgccaggaaGGGTCCCCCACTAAGCCCCTTGTTTCTTGGGGTCCCCCTGAGCCCACCCTACACCGTGTGCTgtctccccccaccccagaaATACCCCCAGCCCAAGgggcagaagaagaagaaagtggtGAAGTATGGCATGGGCGGCCTCATCATCCTCTTCCTCGTGGGCATCATCTGGTTCCCGCTGCTCTTCATGTCCCTGGTGCGCTCCGTGGTGGGCATTGTCAACCACCCCATCGATGTCACTGTCACCCTCAAGCTGGGGGGGTACGAGGTGAGGATGTGGGGTGGGTGTTGGGGTGCCCAGCTGGGGCACCAGCGTGGCCTGCCCAGCTgatgtccccctgtccctgtcccccagcccctgttCACTACGAGCTCCCAGCAACAATCCATCCAGCCCTTCACCTCCCAGGACTACGAAGACCTCACCAAAGAGTTTGAGAGGGAGCCGgtaaatccccccccccccaccccaaaaaatccctgctggctgtcctgggcgggggctggcagagcccccAGGGTGGGGGCTGAGCCCTGTCCCCCCTGGTGGCAGCTGGCCATGCAGTTCATCACCCTCTACGGCGAGGAGGACATCGTGACCGCCCGCGTCGAGGGCAGCTCGGGCTCTCTGTGGAGCATCAGCCCCCCCAGCCGCGAGCagatgcagcaggagctgcagaacagctcctCTGACATCACCCTGCACTTCACCTGGACCTTCCAGAGGTACCTCTGGCACGGCCAGGGAggggccagccctgcctgcGCCCCCCCTGCCCACACTGAGCCTCTCCTGCCCGCAGGGACCTGAGCAAGGGGGGCACGGTGGAGAATGCCTACGGCAAACTCACCAGAGACCTGGAGCCCGGCGCGCCCCAGCGCCTGGAGCTGGCCCAGCTGCTGGGTGGCACCAGGGACGACCCCGTGTGAGTGTCCCCTTGGGGGGGGGGACTGGACCCCTGTGCTCAGTGGGATGGTGTAAcccccccctcacccccctTTCTTGCAGGGAATTGCCCAAACTCTTCCCCAAATACATCCGGGCGCCCAGCGGCCTCGAAGCCGAACCTgtcaagcagctgctgccaagtaGGTCCCAACGTGTGCCCCCACCCCAGAAAATCAGCACTGGGTGCCACTTCTCTGAAGACAGGGATGACATGAGTCCCTGTGTGCTTCTCCCTAAAAAATCAGTGCTGGGAGCACACCAGTAGCCTGATGGTGCCACCCCCCTGCAGACAGTGAGGACGTGAGTCCCGCTGTGTCACTCCCCCCACAAAAAATCATCCTTGAGAGCACAGCAGCCACTGTGCTGTGCCCTGATGCTGTCACCCTCTCCAGATGACAAGGACAGCTACCTGGACGTGGAGGTGCAGCTGAAACGGGAGCGCAGGGGCTCTGGCCAGGATGACAACTTCGTAGAGTGGTGGGTGCTGAGGCTGAAGGACGCCCCACCCCGCGATGGCAACATCCTCCCCCTGATCATCTTCAACGACAAAGTCAGCCCCCCCAGCCTGGGCTTCCTGGCTGGCTACGGGTGCGTGGAGGGTGCCAGGGTGGGGGCGGAGCCGGAGGGAATTGAGAGTGGGATCCAGGAATGCAGGATGTGCCCCTCCCTTGCAGGATCATGGGGCTCTACGTGTCCATCGTGCTGGTGATTGGCAAGTTCGTGCGGGGCTTCTTCAGCGAGATCTCGCACTCCATCATGTTCGAGGAGCTGCCCTGCGTGGATCGCATCCTGAAGCTGTGCCACGACATCTTCCTGGTGCGGGAGACGGgcgagctggagctggaggaggagctCTACGCCAAGCTCATCTTCCTCTACCGCTCGCCCGAGACCATGATCAAGTGGACACGGGAGAAGGAATAAGGGGAAGGGGTTCCAGCCCCCCCCGACAGGGACATCACCGCCAATGCCTTAAGCAGCCCCCGCCTGGCTGGGGCCGCATCCCGGCCCGGGAGGCAGTGGGGTGTGGGGTTCTGGGCGCTCCCTTGGAGGGAGGATGTTTTTCTGGATGTTTCTCTTCTGTTGCTTTGAAGCCGTCCGACCTGCACAGACCACGTTGTGCCTTCCCggggagggggacaggaggTGGCCCCCCCCACCCACTGGGCACCTCTGGCTGccaggtggggatgggggggtCAGGAGCCAGCCCGTGCCCCCTCCCTgctggccccagccctgctccagaacCAGGTTGAACTCAAAAGCAATAGctcccacccccagctccaggatggGGGTCCTGGGTTGTGGCCCCCCACGTTTGGGGGGGCCTGGCAGCCCCAGTTGGACTTTAGACACTTGTGactttgggtttggttttttttttttattaattcaaatGGTTTATTTATACAGATATCGAATAAAACAAACTTGAGCCCTCCTGGGCTGGCAGGCAGCTGAGGCAGGGAGCGGGGGGGACCAGGGACCTGCACCCCAGCCCCCAATAAAGGGGGGATGGGGGCTGTCCCCGCCCTTGCCTGTGACAGAAATGGGGTAtaaaagcagctgcctgggtGTCCCGAGTCCTCACCAACCTCTGGGGTACCCCTGAGGGGTGGCacctgccccagcagtgccacagcaggatgggggtgtgtcccccgctgtccccaaCCCCTTCAGCTTTTGCTCGACTCTTGGTTCTCCTGGTTCTGCTCCATCTCAGCTCTGCAAGGGATGGACACTATGGATGGACACGGCCTGGGAGGCTGAGCAGGTGGGGAGGGGACCCCCACCCCCGGTACCTGCGGATCCTGCGCTGGCCCTCGGCGCGCACATAGGGTGGCAGTGTGGCAAGGGGACCCTGCAAGAGCAGGGCCGTGAGCCTGGGGACCCCCAATCCCCCCCGGAACCGCCCCCCTGTACCCCAAAACCTCACCAGCTCCTTGAAGGTGAGGCGGCAGCTGTAGCACAGCAGGGGGATGTAGGCAGCTTTGctctcagccctggggacagggacagggacaaggacagggacacTCAGTGGTGCCGCTGTGGTGGCCTGGGAGTGGGTGTGGAATTCTGGAGTCCCCCCTGCCCACATGCTCACCCTTCTCCTGGTTTCTCCAAGATCAGCGTGGGCTCCAGAGCCAACTCCTCCTCTGCGAGAGCCAGGGGGTCACTGAGGGGTGCACGgctgctccccaaatcccccgaGCCCCTCACTGTCCCCCCCACTCACCCCCATCAGTGTCCAGGCCgcagaggcagaggaggcaTCGCTGGGACTCACTGCTGGCCTTGGCCGGCTCTGGGCTCAGCTTCTCCCCCGTCCTGCAGCCACAACAGGGAGTGTGGGTGCACCCCCatccccccccagccccagtaCCCCCACAGGGACCCCCCGTACCGGTACACGGTGCTGATGGTGGAGGGGaactcctcctgcagccccagcaggaagCGCTCGACCAGCTGATGGATGCTGGGCTTCTCCCGGCGCTGTGGGAACCAacagggagggcagagctgggctgggcagtcCTGTCCCCACCATGGGGACGCAGAGCTTGGGCTCCCCACCACGGGACCCCCCTACCTTGGTGAAGAGGGGTGGCACGCTGACGGTGGGGACGCTGAAGAAGCGGTTGTAGAAGGCGATCTCCTTGGCTGTGTAGTCCCGCATGGGTCTCACCACCATCACGTCGCCGTGGCGCTGGTCCGTGAAGCCCTGTGGGTGCAGGGCTGCCAGGGGACTGTGCCACCACCAAGCCACACCCCCACGGCATCGTGTCACCCCTAAGCTCACCGTGTCGACGGCGAGGAAGGCGCCGCGCCCCAGGGACAGGTTGGTGAGGAGCTTGATGGCCACGCGCGTGAGGCTCTCGCCCATCATCACCTTGGTGTAGCCCCTGTCCCGGGCCGTCTGCACGATCAGGTGGGTCCTGGGGACGAGGTGACAGCAGATCAGAGCCACCACACCCAGCTGGCGCTGGCCCCAGGCAGGGTCAGTCCCTCACCgcagcatctgcagcagctcctcccgcGCCGTCGCCGTCCCCGCGGCCTCGAAGCCGCGGAGCAGCTCCTGGGTCTGGGCAGCGTCCGGCAGGCGGGGGGTGGCCGGGGATCCTGCTGGCGTGTCctgggtgctgtggccaggcaAAGAAGTGCCACTGTCG
The Corvus hawaiiensis isolate bCorHaw1 chromosome 12, bCorHaw1.pri.cur, whole genome shotgun sequence DNA segment above includes these coding regions:
- the PIEZO1 gene encoding piezo-type mechanosensitive ion channel component 1 isoform X1, with translation MNRRGLCAGLYWLLLPLALLAACLFRYNVLSLVYLLFLLLLPCFPGPCPHFTAGPTSRILKALLGTSILFLLAHLVFQICLHTLPVLDQLLGPSCSSWEVLARHIGVTRLDLSDIPNSVRLVAPDVGILLVSSVSLCLCRRLGPATYRRNPESLESSEQREEKDVGRHRRAASRDTPLSSRLWNKAHWLLWEAGKGLAILLLALAGITLPSASSSVYFLLFVGLCTWWACHLPASCQAFNVLCILVSIYCAAHLLCLYAYQTPFVQGVFPPPTIWARVFGFKDIILYRNCSQPNTLELNTSYPWPVYANPGILLLLYYTVATLVKLHWLGAKRAVAPAQPCSRVLVELESWPKDTDRVVEDTKPMLSPNTEKPSGSTENCTVHVLSARKPDPSPSPNAARSPGCLTRPLPMPGRSRRVEWLPLRTLGHVLMKQSYVSALIAMMVWSITYHSWLTFVLLLWSCLIWMVRSRRHFAMLCSPFLVLYAITLCSLQYVWAMDLSPELPTRISFMRLRPLGLVHPRYPCLALGAKLLLTLTFWMLLRQFVKEKVLTRRAPATPLLEVSVTDTDTSQMRDVLKNLGQVVRNFFAKFWICVCAGMFIVVTFTGRLVVYKIVYMLLFLLCLILFQVYYSLWRKVLKGFWWLVVAYTMLVLIANYTYQFEDFPMYWRNLTGLTDNQLSDLGLEQFSVSKLFSSILIPGFFLLACILQLHYFHQPFMLITDLEHVRAPSGAPCRIPRSEELHGSRLLRDAAAAESAQAGDSDTESLDSNKWGLVLERLIVLGRTFSDTVTRGEVFMRRLLELHVLKMVAVYTVWVALEEVSLMNFLLVLLWALAMPYCRFRRMASCLSTVWTCIIIVCKMLYQLEIVDPRQYSSNCTQPLPNDTNLTPEELGNSTLYRGPVDPANWFGIRKGFPNLGYIQNHLQVLLLLVFEAVVYRRQQYHRKQHQLVAPVTETIFEDISREHLDLGLVSCAKYFINYFYYKFGLEICFLMMVNVIGQRMNFVVILHGCWLVVMLTRRRRAAIARLWPKFCLFLVIILLYQYLLCVGMPPALCLDYPWRWSHTIPLNSALVKWLYLPDFFEAPKSTNLINDFVLLLCAAQQWRVFEAERSEPWLQEAGDNSDRLDRERDHHNPTPNFIYCKSYLDMAKVVVFRHLFWFVLVVVFITGANRISLFGLGYLLACFYLLLSGTATLRKPARARLVLWDCLILYNITVIISKNMLSLLSCVFVQQMQNNFCWVIQLFSLVCTVKGYYNSKAMAKDHDCTLPVEEAGIIWDSICFFFLLLQRRIFLSSYYLHVMWDLQASALQPSRGVALFKASIMKSLRSHRRAERKSLDQLKRQMERIRTKQQKYHQERLPRSAGPGQDGARAAPGGPADPSRLRERWWRPWLDHAAVLHSGEYFLFESDSEEEEEVQEEPRPERLSAFQLAYQAWVTNARTVLRQQEQPEQPEPPSPESAAGDGAGREVEAPEGAEGQEEENTESSERSNVLQRALNTLRFLWLLCQALVDGLTQWLDACTREHTDMSRILLLERCVLAQRLARGEEINHEFPDELYVLPPEEFPQEPSLPGALAADSRSGASSGSPRAAPADSQELVTNLGSQEDVADAQGFLAVPQQRRRTASELLMSRRMYVSELEESERFYQSHNRFLKLLLAGYRCVTAHSELLCYFIIILNHMVTASILSLFLPILVFLWAMLSIPRPTKRFWMTAIVFTEVMVVVKYLFQFGFFPWNGYITLLRNEGKPFFPPRILGLEKTGRYNKYDLLQLLALFFHRSLLLSYGLWDHEKTTEEKRADSSEGEEKEEAAVSPPLVLVEEWPEAPAEREALGAATEPELEPEPEGKSMEQREGTETTRLRFRRSRGRKTPEVVPGEGVEKKKEEVEEAAEESHAQRKLKAFGLRVKGFFLTMAQNMYRPVRKFFQDILNTQNHAATDVYAYMFMADVVDFIIIIFGFWAFGRYTAAADITSSLSENQVPQAFLLMVLFQFTTMIIDRALYLRKTVLGKLIFQVILVFGIHIWMFFILPAVTQRLFSLNSVAQLWYFVKCIYFGLSAYQIRCGYPTRILGNFLTKKYNHLNLFLFQGFRLVPFLVELRAVMDWVWTDTTLSLSNWMCVEDIYANIFIIKCSRETEKKYPQPKGQKKKKVVKYGMGGLIILFLVGIIWFPLLFMSLVRSVVGIVNHPIDVTVTLKLGGYEPLFTTSSQQQSIQPFTSQDYEDLTKEFEREPLAMQFITLYGEEDIVTARVEGSSGSLWSISPPSREQMQQELQNSSSDITLHFTWTFQRDLSKGGTVENAYGKLTRDLEPGAPQRLELAQLLGGTRDDPVELPKLFPKYIRAPSGLEAEPVKQLLPNDKDSYLDVEVQLKRERRGSGQDDNFVEWWVLRLKDAPPRDGNILPLIIFNDKVSPPSLGFLAGYGIMGLYVSIVLVIGKFVRGFFSEISHSIMFEELPCVDRILKLCHDIFLVRETGELELEEELYAKLIFLYRSPETMIKWTREKE
- the PIEZO1 gene encoding piezo-type mechanosensitive ion channel component 1 isoform X2, coding for MNRRGLCAGLYWLLLPLALLAACLFRYNVLSLVYLLFLLLLPCFPGPCPHFTAGPTSRILKALLGTSILFLLAHLVFQICLHTLPVLDQLLGPSCSSWEVLARHIGVTRLDLSDIPNSVRLVAPDVGILLVSSVSLCLCRRLGPATYRRNPESLESSEQREEKDVGRHRRAASRDTPLSSRLWNKAHWLLWEAGKGLAILLLALAGITLPSASSSVYFLLFVGLCTWWACHLPASCQAFNVLCILVSIYCAAHLLCLYAYQTPFVQGVFPPPTIWARVFGFKDIILYRNCSQPNTLELNTSYPWPVYANPGILLLLYYTVATLVKLHWLGAKRAVAPAQPCSRVLVELESWPKDTDRVVEDTKPMLSPNTEKPSGSTENCTVHVLSARRSRRVEWLPLRTLGHVLMKQSYVSALIAMMVWSITYHSWLTFVLLLWSCLIWMVRSRRHFAMLCSPFLVLYAITLCSLQYVWAMDLSPELPTRISFMRLRPLGLVHPRYPCLALGAKLLLTLTFWMLLRQFVKEKVLTRRAPATPLLEVSVTDTDTSQMRDVLKNLGQVVRNFFAKFWICVCAGMFIVVTFTGRLVVYKIVYMLLFLLCLILFQVYYSLWRKVLKGFWWLVVAYTMLVLIANYTYQFEDFPMYWRNLTGLTDNQLSDLGLEQFSVSKLFSSILIPGFFLLACILQLHYFHQPFMLITDLEHVRAPSGAPCRIPRSEELHGSRLLRDAAAAESAQAGDSDTESLDSNKWGLVLERLIVLGRTFSDTVTRGEVFMRRLLELHVLKMVAVYTVWVALEEVSLMNFLLVLLWALAMPYCRFRRMASCLSTVWTCIIIVCKMLYQLEIVDPRQYSSNCTQPLPNDTNLTPEELGNSTLYRGPVDPANWFGIRKGFPNLGYIQNHLQVLLLLVFEAVVYRRQQYHRKQHQLVAPVTETIFEDISREHLDLGLVSCAKYFINYFYYKFGLEICFLMMVNVIGQRMNFVVILHGCWLVVMLTRRRRAAIARLWPKFCLFLVIILLYQYLLCVGMPPALCLDYPWRWSHTIPLNSALVKWLYLPDFFEAPKSTNLINDFVLLLCAAQQWRVFEAERSEPWLQEAGDNSDRLDRERDHHNPTPNFIYCKSYLDMAKVVVFRHLFWFVLVVVFITGANRISLFGLGYLLACFYLLLSGTATLRKPARARLVLWDCLILYNITVIISKNMLSLLSCVFVQQMQNNFCWVIQLFSLVCTVKGYYNSKAMAKDHDCTLPVEEAGIIWDSICFFFLLLQRRIFLSSYYLHVMWDLQASALQPSRGVALFKASIMKSLRSHRRAERKSLDQLKRQMERIRTKQQKYHQERLPRSAGPGQDGARAAPGGPADPSRLRERWWRPWLDHAAVLHSGEYFLFESDSEEEEEVQEEPRPERLSAFQLAYQAWVTNARTVLRQQEQPEQPEPPSPESAAGDGAGREVEAPEGAEGQEEENTESSERSNVLQRALNTLRFLWLLCQALVDGLTQWLDACTREHTDMSRILLLERCVLAQRLARGEEINHEFPDELYVLPPEEFPQEPSLPGALAADSRSGASSGSPRAAPADSQELVTNLGSQEDVADAQGFLAVPQQRRRTASELLMSRRMYVSELEESERFYQSHNRFLKLLLAGYRCVTAHSELLCYFIIILNHMVTASILSLFLPILVFLWAMLSIPRPTKRFWMTAIVFTEVMVVVKYLFQFGFFPWNGYITLLRNEGKPFFPPRILGLEKTGRYNKYDLLQLLALFFHRSLLLSYGLWDHEKTTEEKRADSSEGEEKEEAAVSPPLVLVEEWPEAPAEREALGAATEPELEPEPEGKSMEQREGTETTRLRFRRSRGRKTPEVVPGEGVEKKKEEVEEAAEESHAQRKLKAFGLRVKGFFLTMAQNMYRPVRKFFQDILNTQNHAATDVYAYMFMADVVDFIIIIFGFWAFGRYTAAADITSSLSENQVPQAFLLMVLFQFTTMIIDRALYLRKTVLGKLIFQVILVFGIHIWMFFILPAVTQRLFSLNSVAQLWYFVKCIYFGLSAYQIRCGYPTRILGNFLTKKYNHLNLFLFQGFRLVPFLVELRAVMDWVWTDTTLSLSNWMCVEDIYANIFIIKCSRETEKKYPQPKGQKKKKVVKYGMGGLIILFLVGIIWFPLLFMSLVRSVVGIVNHPIDVTVTLKLGGYEPLFTTSSQQQSIQPFTSQDYEDLTKEFEREPLAMQFITLYGEEDIVTARVEGSSGSLWSISPPSREQMQQELQNSSSDITLHFTWTFQRDLSKGGTVENAYGKLTRDLEPGAPQRLELAQLLGGTRDDPVELPKLFPKYIRAPSGLEAEPVKQLLPNDKDSYLDVEVQLKRERRGSGQDDNFVEWWVLRLKDAPPRDGNILPLIIFNDKVSPPSLGFLAGYGIMGLYVSIVLVIGKFVRGFFSEISHSIMFEELPCVDRILKLCHDIFLVRETGELELEEELYAKLIFLYRSPETMIKWTREKE